A single genomic interval of Terriglobus albidus harbors:
- a CDS encoding GNAT family N-acetyltransferase: MLTIREATPADVPEMLAFICELAEYEREPHAAIATAEDLLRDGFGHRPLFQCLIAEWERKPVGMALYFPFYSTWRGNAGIHLEDLFVRPEFRRLGIGKALISQVAAIAMQRGDRFQWHVLDWNEPAIKFYESIGAKMLHPWRIMRVDGDELPALAKKFSI; the protein is encoded by the coding sequence ATGTTAACGATCCGTGAAGCAACGCCCGCCGATGTCCCGGAGATGCTCGCCTTCATTTGTGAGCTCGCCGAGTACGAACGCGAACCACACGCCGCCATTGCTACCGCCGAAGACCTGCTTCGTGACGGCTTTGGCCACCGTCCGCTCTTTCAGTGCCTGATCGCTGAGTGGGAACGAAAACCCGTCGGTATGGCCCTGTATTTCCCCTTCTATTCCACATGGCGCGGCAATGCGGGTATCCATCTGGAAGACCTCTTCGTGCGCCCCGAATTCCGCCGTCTCGGGATAGGCAAAGCGCTCATCTCTCAGGTTGCTGCGATCGCGATGCAACGAGGCGATCGCTTCCAGTGGCATGTGCTCGACTGGAACGAGCCCGCCATCAAGTTCTATGAGTCCATTGGAGCGAAGATGCTCCATCCCTGGCGCATCATGCGTGTCGATGGCGACGAGCTACCGGCGCTGGCAAAGAAGTTCTCCATATGA
- the trmFO gene encoding methylenetetrahydrofolate--tRNA-(uracil(54)-C(5))-methyltransferase (FADH(2)-oxidizing) TrmFO has translation MKKVHVIGGGLAGPEAALQAASLGCEVTLFEMRPHRSTEAHQTSDFAELVCSNSLKSESENSAPWLLKQEMRRAGSFLLKEADASAVPAGHALAVDRIEFSRRVADAIAAHPRITVVREEVTALSEDADHITVLASGPLTSPALAGELQRLTGSDQLAFYDSIAPIVDASTIDMEKVYFAARWDKGTADYINCPFTKEEYEAFLEALLAAEKVASKDWEKPQYFEACLPIDELARRGRDTLRFGPMKPAGLTNPKTGRWPYACVQLRQENLRADSYNLVGFQNHMKYGDQAKVLRMIPGLENAKFLRYGQIHRNTYINSPAVLNDTLQLKAHPSILIAGQLSGVEGYTESIAGGLLAGRFAAMLARGEQLATPPRQTAHGSLLHYITHSEAKGFQPANITFDLLPPLEDELRKKIRDKKERHRIQCERALGAWGEWLAAEKSLLPA, from the coding sequence ATGAAGAAGGTCCACGTTATCGGCGGCGGTCTGGCCGGGCCGGAAGCGGCATTGCAGGCCGCATCCCTCGGCTGCGAGGTCACGCTCTTTGAGATGCGTCCCCACCGCTCGACAGAGGCGCATCAGACCAGCGACTTCGCCGAGCTCGTCTGCTCCAACTCGCTGAAGAGTGAGAGCGAAAATAGCGCTCCCTGGCTCCTCAAGCAGGAGATGCGCCGTGCCGGCTCCTTCCTGTTGAAGGAGGCCGACGCCTCTGCCGTTCCCGCCGGTCACGCCCTTGCTGTCGACCGCATTGAGTTCTCGCGCCGTGTCGCCGATGCTATCGCCGCACATCCGCGCATTACTGTCGTCCGTGAAGAGGTCACTGCTCTTTCTGAGGATGCGGACCATATCACCGTACTCGCGAGCGGTCCTCTGACCTCGCCCGCTCTCGCCGGCGAGCTGCAGCGGCTTACCGGCAGCGACCAGCTCGCCTTTTACGACTCCATCGCACCGATCGTTGATGCTTCAACCATCGATATGGAGAAGGTCTACTTCGCAGCGCGCTGGGATAAGGGGACTGCCGACTACATCAACTGCCCCTTTACGAAGGAAGAGTACGAGGCCTTCCTCGAGGCCCTGCTCGCTGCCGAGAAGGTGGCCAGCAAAGACTGGGAGAAGCCGCAGTACTTCGAAGCCTGCCTTCCCATCGATGAGCTTGCACGCCGCGGACGTGACACGCTTCGTTTTGGTCCGATGAAGCCGGCGGGGCTTACGAATCCCAAAACCGGCCGCTGGCCTTATGCCTGCGTGCAGTTACGGCAGGAGAATCTCCGGGCCGACAGCTACAACCTCGTCGGCTTCCAGAACCACATGAAGTATGGCGATCAGGCCAAGGTATTGCGCATGATCCCTGGCCTCGAAAACGCAAAGTTTCTGCGGTACGGCCAGATCCACCGCAATACGTACATCAACTCGCCCGCTGTGTTGAACGACACGCTGCAATTGAAGGCGCACCCGTCCATCCTCATCGCCGGGCAGCTCTCTGGCGTTGAAGGCTACACGGAGTCCATTGCGGGCGGTCTTCTCGCCGGCCGCTTCGCCGCAATGCTTGCCAGGGGAGAGCAGCTCGCAACGCCGCCTCGCCAAACGGCGCATGGATCGCTGCTGCACTACATCACGCACTCCGAGGCGAAAGGCTTCCAACCGGCCAACATTACCTTTGACCTTTTGCCGCCGCTCGAAGACGAGCTCCGAAAAAAGATTCGCGACAAGAAAGAGCGGCACCGCATTCAGTGCGAGCGAGCCCTGGGTGCATGGGGGGAGTGGCTGGCCGCGGAAAAGTCATTGCTCCCGGCGTAG
- a CDS encoding DUF7544 domain-containing protein — protein MKRLTPSEAIGPAFNRTREILFQPFHFGRSWKLAASTYVAIMGTAYMPFCTLGLICFMFWRPNLYGPIRLGHAFLGILGALVFDVLLFWIFTLASRMQLVSFDIAVERAQFVAPAWRKYHPLRWRWAKLKLAITTPLALIAWLPAIVIIRWILRSGFVFNAAQQNPFQIVASLMLGYACFFAGLSLVVVVGGLLTDFVLPSLALEEITPGDALRRFQAHFQQEPGSICGYAALKIVLAIAGFIAHYTVSSIVMLFFYFLVMIPAIIGGIALPHMATTGRVLGGAGIAVFLLCFFAIALYVQLLTIGTVTLFLRCYAAYYLGGRYARLGDLLEPPGQSWWNLQPAPPPPSPAPENPEPPAIADEPAS, from the coding sequence ATGAAACGACTTACTCCGTCTGAAGCCATCGGACCCGCCTTCAATCGAACCCGCGAGATCCTCTTCCAGCCCTTCCACTTCGGCCGAAGCTGGAAGCTCGCTGCTTCCACGTACGTCGCGATCATGGGAACCGCGTACATGCCGTTCTGCACCCTCGGCCTCATTTGTTTCATGTTCTGGAGGCCGAATCTGTATGGTCCCATCAGGCTTGGGCACGCCTTTCTGGGGATCCTCGGCGCTCTTGTGTTTGATGTTCTTTTGTTCTGGATTTTTACCCTGGCGTCGCGGATGCAGTTGGTCTCCTTCGACATCGCGGTGGAGCGCGCTCAGTTTGTCGCTCCCGCCTGGCGGAAATATCATCCATTGCGTTGGCGCTGGGCGAAGCTGAAGCTCGCTATCACAACACCTCTTGCTTTAATAGCGTGGCTACCCGCTATCGTCATTATTCGTTGGATTCTTAGGTCAGGATTTGTTTTCAACGCAGCCCAACAGAACCCGTTTCAGATCGTCGCATCTCTCATGCTGGGATACGCCTGTTTCTTCGCGGGTCTGTCTCTTGTCGTTGTTGTAGGAGGTCTGCTGACAGACTTTGTCCTGCCCTCGCTCGCGCTCGAAGAGATTACCCCGGGTGATGCTCTGCGCCGCTTCCAGGCACACTTCCAGCAGGAGCCCGGCAGCATCTGCGGCTATGCTGCGCTGAAAATTGTTCTGGCGATCGCCGGATTCATCGCGCACTACACCGTAAGTTCGATCGTGATGCTGTTCTTTTACTTCCTGGTCATGATCCCGGCAATCATCGGTGGCATCGCTCTTCCTCACATGGCCACGACAGGTCGTGTTCTTGGTGGCGCGGGCATCGCTGTCTTCCTGTTGTGCTTCTTTGCGATTGCCCTCTACGTGCAGCTTCTCACTATCGGCACGGTGACACTCTTCCTGCGCTGCTATGCGGCCTACTATCTCGGCGGACGCTACGCACGGCTCGGCGACCTTCTCGAACCACCAGGGCAAAGCTGGTGGAACCTGCAGCCGGCGCCTCCACCGCCATCACCTGCGCCGGAAAATCCAGAGCCGCCTGCAATCGCAGACGAGCCCGCAAGCTAG
- a CDS encoding DUF7544 domain-containing protein — translation MNTLSASECIGPAWERTKQILFERRKLGLYFKLTLCAVLAEAGSLLSLPNFAGLRSGAAHPIAAKSALAMAAVSGILIFVVFIFTTILFLVGSRMQLVMVDVVATRQIEILPLWRKHGAPVWRWMALKLLPSLLFYVLVVIATLRYTRGITARLRSTVPGQLPPGFFPAFLQFFLVISFVSLCVFAIYWLLRDFVMPFIALENASLATALERGMAVVRDEPGQVVLYMLLRVALFIVFAIGGYIVYVVAALLGLVPIGLLGAVFYLLAHKSPLAGVLMGIGSLIGLCVLLVWILFVMVLVAGFICTFFQAYALYFLGGRYPLLGEILEPVGQSWWNLQPSAPFDPPPAAPGNAEEQL, via the coding sequence ATGAATACCCTCTCCGCGTCCGAGTGCATCGGTCCCGCATGGGAACGCACCAAGCAGATCCTCTTCGAACGGCGCAAGTTGGGTCTCTACTTCAAGCTGACTCTCTGCGCTGTTCTGGCAGAGGCGGGCAGCCTGCTCTCTCTGCCAAACTTCGCCGGCCTCCGTTCCGGAGCAGCGCATCCAATCGCGGCGAAATCTGCCCTGGCCATGGCTGCGGTCTCCGGGATCTTAATCTTCGTTGTCTTTATCTTCACGACCATCCTCTTTCTTGTCGGCTCCCGCATGCAGTTGGTGATGGTGGATGTGGTCGCTACCAGGCAGATTGAGATTCTGCCTCTGTGGCGCAAACATGGCGCGCCCGTCTGGCGCTGGATGGCGCTGAAGCTTCTGCCCAGCCTCCTGTTTTACGTGCTTGTTGTCATCGCAACACTGCGCTACACCCGCGGTATCACCGCACGCCTGCGGTCTACGGTTCCAGGTCAGCTTCCGCCCGGCTTCTTCCCCGCATTTCTCCAGTTCTTTTTGGTAATCAGTTTTGTCAGCCTGTGTGTCTTCGCCATCTACTGGCTGCTGCGCGATTTTGTCATGCCGTTCATTGCGCTTGAGAACGCGTCGCTCGCTACGGCGCTGGAACGTGGCATGGCGGTGGTGAGGGACGAACCCGGCCAAGTCGTGCTCTACATGCTGCTCCGGGTGGCCCTGTTTATCGTCTTCGCCATCGGCGGTTACATCGTTTATGTTGTCGCCGCCCTACTCGGGCTTGTTCCCATAGGGCTGCTCGGCGCCGTCTTCTATCTGCTCGCGCATAAGTCACCGCTGGCGGGGGTGTTGATGGGAATCGGATCGTTGATCGGTTTGTGCGTGCTGCTGGTTTGGATACTTTTTGTCATGGTGCTGGTCGCCGGTTTCATCTGCACCTTCTTCCAGGCGTATGCCCTGTACTTCCTTGGCGGCCGTTATCCGCTCCTGGGTGAGATCCTGGAACCGGTCGGGCAAAGCTGGTGGAATCTGCAACCCTCCGCGCCGTTTGATCCTCCACCCGCCGCTCCCGGAAACGCAGAGGAGCAACTGTAG